The DNA window TTATGATTTGCTATCTTTTTTCTTATCAATTACAATAATTGATATTATTTATATTTAGAATATTAATTCAATTTATGTGTGTAGGAGAGAATTATATGAAAAAAATGACAAAATTTTTGATTTTGGCTGTAGTGGCTGTACTAGGGACTACTGTAGTTTCTTCTGTAGAAGCTATTAGTTCTGATGAGGCTGTACAGAGTGCATTAGCTCGTGTGCCAGGAGCAACAGTTGCAAATGTAATCGAGTTCAATCGTGATTATGAGAATGGTCGTTTAGAGTATGAAGGTGAAATTCATTATAACGGTTATGAATATGATTTTGAAATAGATGCAGATACTGGGACCGTTATTAAATGGGAAGTAGAGCAAGAGGTTTATTAATAGATTGGTACAAGAACATGTAGTAATATTATGTAGCAATAACAGTGTACTCTAAACTGTATTATCATTAATCCATGTTATATATATAGTATTTTCATATGTGGCAACAAAAGGGGCTGTAACAGAATGCGGTTTCACCGCATTCTAGTTGCAGTCCCTTTAAAATATAAGAAACACCAAGAAAATTAGATTTGTAAAATCGTATATTTTCTTGGTGTTTCTTGTTTTTAGGCGCACTTAAATAGGCCTTTAGGCCTATTTAAAAATTTCTTGGTTTAAGCAGTTTGTTTTGCAGTAAATAATGTTGTATTAACTCGTCCTGCTTGTATTCTGTTATGTAATTTTGCTAGATTGAATCCCATGGACAAGAGATATAGCATCTTATGCACGTTTCCACTGCCACGGTGTAAAAATCGTCTAAATCCAAGATCTTGTTTTAACACACCAAAGGCACCTTCTACTTGAATGGAACGGTTCATTCGTAATTGAATGCCTGTATCACTGAGTAATCTATCTTGGTTCTCTGCCAGTACGGCATCATACGCAGGTGTAATTTCAATTCTTTTTACTGGATTTTCTGTCGTTGGTTTCACATACCGTTGGCATTCCTTTTTGTATCCACATCGGTTACAAGACTCACAAATATATACCTTTCGCTCAGATACAAATCCTGTTTTGTTTTCCGCCTTACGCGTGAAGGCATATTTTAATTTACGTCATTTTGCACATGTAAATGCATCTTCTTCAGGTATATACTCCATATTACGAGCTTTGCTAATATCTTTCGTCCAAGTTCTAGTTTTCGCTTTTTCGTAATATTGAGGCTTTATACAAGATAGGTAATGGTTGTTCTTTAACCAAGTTAAGTTCTCATGGCTATCATAACCAGCATCAGCTACCACATATGTGAAGTGGCGGCTATGAATCTGTTCTAATTGCTGTACAAATGGAATTAATGTATTCGTATCGTTGGACTTAGAAAATACACCAATACCCATAATATATTCAGAATGAACGGCTAATTGTACATTGTAGGCAGGTTTAAGCTGTCCATTACGCATATGGTCTTCCTTCATACGCATAAACGTCGCATCAGGATCTGTTTTAGAATAACTGTTGCGTTCACCCATAATATACAATTGCTGTTCGTATTCTTTTCGCTTCTCATATAAAGCTTCTGCTCGCTCGTACAATCGTTGCAGTGGTGTTTTATGCTTACCTTTTCCTTGTACGAGTTCCATATGTTTTACTTCAATTTCTTTAGCGAGGAAGGTATATATACACTCATCATTCATACAATGGGTATCTAGCCCCAATTTATTCCAGATGTCTTGCTTTAATATAGCTAATTTAGATGGTAATGTATCTAGTCTTTTTTGCACGGCTTTTCGCCAGACAAATGTATACTTGTTGGCATTAGCCTCTAGTTTAGTTCCATCAATAAAGACTTCATTGAATGTTAAGGTATCATGTCTGTTAATAGCTTCCATCAACTGTGAAAACAGATTCATTAAGATATCTAGTGTACAACGGGCAAAAAATCGTTGGAATGTCATATGACTTGGGGGTGAATAGCCTTGAAGAAGCCACATATAATTAATATTTTCTTCGCATTGTTGTTGTATCATACGTGTAGAATACACGCCGTTGGACATAGCATAGACAAAAATTTTGAACAGAATATGCGGTGGAACTTTAGATTTTCTCCCTTTAGGAGAATACAAATGCTGTAACTCTTTATAGTCTAATTCCTCCAATACAGCATCAAGTAACCGCACAGGCGCTGTTTCTTTTATCAAAATGCCATAATCCAATGGTAAAACTAGTTGGCGAGGCATTACTAGTTTGGTATAATTAGGTTCATTGGTATGGTTTTGGTTCATAATTTAATTATACCAATGAAGAGGGCCCTTCGGGGCCCTTTTTTCTTAGAAATATAGAAAAAAAGCTGTTAGTTGATCATATAAAATCAACTAACAGCTTTTCTAGTGTTAAGGGGCTGTTTTGTTACAGCCCCTTTTGTATTGTTACCAGTTCTTAGAAGAAGAAGTGGTGAATTTCATGGATGAAATGTTGACCGAAGAAGGAGATACAACCATGCATAACGATGAAGATCAAGAAGTATTTGAATGCGCTGTTCATGATAACGCTTGCTTCGATTTCATGTTCTAAGTTGTGAGCTTCTTCAGAACTAATTTCTTTGTGGTTTTCTAGGTATGCTTTCAAAGCAGGACCTACGGCACCAATAGAAATCGCGATGGATTGTGGAGACAACATTTTACCGATACCAGCTGCACCGGAGTTAACTGCTGCCAACCAGAAGCCAAGGTCTTCGAAGTTTGTAGGATCTAAACCTTGAGCTGCAGCGATTTGAAGTGGGCCAAACAATACGTTGGAGTTTGTACCGGAACCTGTCAAGAAGGCACCCAACGCACCTACGATAGGAGCGAATAGAGGATATAAGGAGCCTGTACCTGCAACCATTGCTTTCGCAATATCTGCAGTCATACCAGAGTAAGTCATCAATTTAGCTGTCATAACAACTGTGATGATTGTAAGGTATGTGAATTTCAAGTTTTTAACTGTGCTACCCAATGTACCAAAGATTTCGCCAGCTTTTGCTTTTTGGATGAAACCACCAACAATACCAGCGATGAAGATCATAATACCAGGAGTTGCAATCCATACGAATGTGTAAG is part of the Veillonella sp. genome and encodes:
- a CDS encoding PepSY domain-containing protein, giving the protein MKKMTKFLILAVVAVLGTTVVSSVEAISSDEAVQSALARVPGATVANVIEFNRDYENGRLEYEGEIHYNGYEYDFEIDADTGTVIKWEVEQEVY
- a CDS encoding transposase; the encoded protein is MNQNHTNEPNYTKLVMPRQLVLPLDYGILIKETAPVRLLDAVLEELDYKELQHLYSPKGRKSKVPPHILFKIFVYAMSNGVYSTRMIQQQCEENINYMWLLQGYSPPSHMTFQRFFARCTLDILMNLFSQLMEAINRHDTLTFNEVFIDGTKLEANANKYTFVWRKAVQKRLDTLPSKLAILKQDIWNKLGLDTHCMNDECIYTFLAKEIEVKHMELVQGKGKHKTPLQRLYERAEALYEKRKEYEQQLYIMGERNSYSKTDPDATFMRMKEDHMRNGQLKPAYNVQLAVHSEYIMGIGVFSKSNDTNTLIPFVQQLEQIHSRHFTYVVADAGYDSHENLTWLKNNHYLSCIKPQYYEKAKTRTWTKDISKARNMEYIPEEDAFTCAK